A window of Desulfonatronum sp. SC1 genomic DNA:
GGATGTGGTGATGGCTCCTGTGGGTGGCGGCGGTTTATTAAGTGGAACATCGGTGTCGGTGAAGGCCTTGTTACCTGAAGCGCTGGTGATTGGAGGGGAACCCCTCAATGCCGATGACGCCTGCCGCTCGCTCAAAGCCGGAATTATCCTCCCTTCTGTTAACCCCGACACCATTGCTGATGGGCTGCGTACTTCTCTCGGAGAACTCTCCTTTGCAATAATTCGGGAGAATGTAACTGATATTTTTACCGCTACTGAAACATCGATAAAGGCAGCAATGGTGTTGTTGCGCCGCCATGCAGGTATTTTGGCAGAACCGTCTTCAGCTGTGCCTTTGGCTGCAATCATGGAAAACCGCTCATTTTTCGAGGGACGGCGTACGGGAATCATCATCAGCGGAGGGAACTTTAACCCTTCACGATTCCAGTTTTGGGACGATGATTTGGTTGAAGGTGCATTATAG
This region includes:
- a CDS encoding pyridoxal-phosphate dependent enzyme; translated protein: DVVMAPVGGGGLLSGTSVSVKALLPEALVIGGEPLNADDACRSLKAGIILPSVNPDTIADGLRTSLGELSFAIIRENVTDIFTATETSIKAAMVLLRRHAGILAEPSSAVPLAAIMENRSFFEGRRTGIIISGGNFNPSRFQFWDDDLVEGAL